Part of the Tolypothrix sp. PCC 7910 genome, GATAGTTGTCGGTACAAACTTACATTAAATCTCAACTGATTGTAATCATAAAGTGATTGATTGAGATAATGAATCTGGGTGCCGTCAATGGAACCACTGATATAAGTCTTAGAACTCAAAGGGAAATATGCAGAGGCTAATGTTAATCCATAAAAAATTAAGCTGTCTTGGATAGGGTCAACATTTGAAGAAAAAATGTTATCTGAATGAAAGAAGCCGACACGACCCTCTAGAGTACCTATAGGTTGAAACTGCGGTACAGGTGTTTCTATTGGTGTTGGGGGCTGTTGTTCTAGGGGTGGTGCTTCTACTATTGTTCGTGGCTTTACCCGCAATCCCAATTCTAGATTGTTCGTTTCTGATGGTGATTGTGTTTGTTGTTGCAATCTCTGCCTTAGCCTTTCTAATCTTTGAGAATAATTAGGCTGGGGAGTTTCTAAGAGTTGCTCTATTTGCGATGGCGAAGGACTGGGAACGGTATTAGGCTGTACTTCTAATGGTGGCGGATCGTTTGCTGGTGGATTATTTGGTGGCGGATTGTTTGGTTGTCCTACATTTGCGGGATTTGCGGGTGCTTCGGGGGTTGAAGTATTGGGCGCTTCTGGATTAACTTGCGCTGTTGCTTGTCCTGGCTTACTCGAATCGGGTATTCGTTGTGAATATAAAATTTTTAAGTTACTTGGCTGTTTACACAAGTTGTCTTGACAGTTGAAATTAGGTTTCCCGGCTTCCACAGCAGCGTCAAGTAAGGATGATTGCAAAGAGTTAGCGGATTTAAGAAATTTTTTTAAACAACTATCGCCTTGATTAAAGCTCAGAATGTCAATCGGCTGAGAGAAGAATATTCTGTGCGCCGACTTTGGTACCTTGTGAATGTTATGTATATTTGCTAACTCTGGTAGTTGATAATTATTTGTATTAGCTTGAGGTTGTTCGCATCCCTCAGTAGCAATTTGTGCGATCGCTAAAGATGTGACGTTTAATGCTACAGTTTTTGGCAGACTTAATCCACTTGCTAAGTCCCTCTGAGAACTTGCAGCCCATACTTTATCTACTCTGATGCAATACCAGTTTGCACCACCAATAGTTAAAAAAAGCGCAAATAAAAAGTTTTTCCAGCCCTTAGATTGCATCTTTGATGGCGTTGATCGCGTTTTCCCAACGTAGATCCAGAAGCTAACTCGGCAATTCCTAATTTAAATATCAAATTTCCGATTAACTTATCCCTGATGTTTACTTCTCTTACCGAAAAGTCTTAATTAAGATTCAAGATTACTATATATGATATTGGTACTACTTCAACCAAAAGAGCAAAAACATTAAATTTTATTATACATTTAAGTATTAATGTATTAAGTTTAAAATAAGGATGATAAAGTTTCGGAGCATTTTATTAAAATACACTGACGAAACTCAGCCTTATTAGATGCTTTACTTAAAAAAGTATAAATTATAACCAACAGAATAGAATCTCAACCCAGAATTTATTTTTACAAATATTCAGTATTAATTAAATCTTCTGAGTCTCTAAAACTATGCTGCAAAAATTTTTACCACTTTTAGTAATTGGGCTGTGGGGAACTATAGTCTTGCCTTTGTCAGGACGGGCAAATGCAACTACCCCTCTAACCAGAGCTGAGATTCAGGAATTACGTAACTTAGTGCAGCTAATTCCCAGAAATGGGCCCAAGAGGCGACCAGCACGCAAAGCAGATGCAATGACACCTGGAGATGGTTTATCCACTGGTAGAAAGTCCCTTGCAGATTTACGCTTTAACGATGGTTCTTTAGCACGGGTTGGAGAACAAGCAATATTTCAGTTTTTACCCAAAACTCGTAACTTTCGACTTACAAATGGGACTGTATTGTTGCTGATTCCACCTGGTAGGGGACAAACACGTATACAAACACCAAATGCAGCAGCAGCAATTCGGGGTTCAGCATTATTTGTCCGCTATGACGAACAAACCGATACTACAATTGTCGGCGCTCTTACAAATAGTGGTATAGAAGTCTCTAATAAAGCTTCTCAAAGTCAGGTGCTCGAAGCAGGGCAACTGATGGTTATTGTTAAAGGTAGATTTCAGGGTTTATACGATTTTGATCTCAGAAATTTTTATGAAACTAGCGATTTAGTGCGAGGACTTGATTTAACTAGACAAAATCTTGCACCAACACCAGATCCTGCGATCGCTAGTGTTCAAGCTGAAACCGCAGCCGCCGTAGCTACACAAACTCCACTTAAAGGTGAGGGAGTTGTCGAAAATCCTTCATTTTTACAACTAACAGCTAGTTCAGCAAGTTCTACCACCGAAGATAGTAAAAGCCAAACTAGTAACGCAACTAATAGCGAAACTAATAAAGAAGAGTCTTCATTAAACACGACCCAAGAAGCTCTGCCATTAGAATCCATTGTGGACACAGGACAAGCCCAATCAGATGAGCAGCTAAGTAATAATAGTAATTCTGTTGAAACTACTCAAACTTCCACAAAACCACAAATCCCTTCATCAAAGCCTAGTGAGCCAGTAACACAGCCCAAGCCAGATAACCAACCGGGACAACCCAAACCCAATCCTCAGCCTGAGCCACCTAAGCCAGATAACCAACCGGGACAACCCAAGCCTAATCCTCAGCCTGAGCCGCCTAAGCCAGATAACCAACCGGGGCCCAAGCCTAATCCTCAGCCTGAGCCACCTAAGCCAGATAACCAACCGGGACAACCCAAACCCAATCCTCAGCCTGAGCCGCCTAAGCCAGATAACCAACCGGGGCCCAAGCCTAATCCTCAACCTGAGCCACCTAAGCCAGATAACCAACCGGAACAACCCAAACCCAATCCTCAGCCTGAGCCGCCTAAGCCAGATAACCAACCGGGACAACCCAAACCCAATCCTCAGCCTGAGCCGCCTAAGCCAGATAACCAACCGGGGCCCAAGCCTAATCCTCAACCTGAGCCACCTAAGCCAGATAACCAACCGGAACAACCCAAACCCAATCCTCAGCCTGAGCCGCCTAAGCCAGATAACCAACCGGGGCCCAAGCCTAATCCTCAGCCTGAGCCGCCTAAGCCAGATAACCAACCGGGACAACCCAAACCCAATCCTCAGCCTGAGCCGCCTAAGCCAGATAACCAACCGGGGCCCAAGCCTAATCCTCAACCTGAGCCACCTAAGCCAGATAACCAACCGGAACAACCCAAACCCAATCCTCAGCCTGAGCCGCCTAAGCCAGATAACCAACCAGAACAACCCAAACCCAATCCTCAGCCTGAGCCGCCTAAGCCAGATAACCAACCAGAACAACCCAAACCCAATCCTCAGCCTGAGCCGCCTAAGCCGGATGTTGACCCACCCAAACCGGATGTTGACCCACCCAAGCCTGAGCAACCTCCAGAAAGACCAACAACCTAAAAATATGATGTTGCTTATATAACTAAGCAACATCATGTATTACACTTAGCAAGATATAGGGAAGTCGGCTCTACCTGACTTCCCTAAATTTATTTAAAATAATAGGAAATATTCTTGTGTATTTAAATACTAAAGTCTCAAGTAATGATTATCAATAGTAGCCAATATTATCAAAGCAAAAGTCAGATTTGCTCTGATTGTGGAGTATCTGCTAGCGCTAGATTAAATCAAGAACAGGACTTACATAGGTTAGCTTAATATCTTTATTTAGTTAAATTTAATCTGCCGTGTAAGTTTTTGGAAGCTTAATTGTTGCGAAAGAGATACATAAATTTATGACTTTTGATTACGATCTATTTGTCATTGGTGCTGGTTCTGGGGGTTTGGCAGCTTCTAAACGAGCAGCTAGCTATGGAGCAAAAGTGGCGATCGCAGAACATGATTTAGTCGGCGGAACTTGTGTGATTCGCGGTTGCGTTCCCAAAAAGCTCATGGTCTACGGTTCTCATTTTCCGGCACTGTTCAGTGATGCTGCTGGCTATGGCTGGAAAGTAGGTGATGCTCAATTAGACTGGGAACACTTCATTACTTCTATAGATAAAGAAGTCCGGCGGTTGTCTCAACTACATATCAGCTTTTTAGAAAAAGCTGGTGTCACACTAATTCCTGGTCGAGCTAGTTTCGTAGACCCCCACACTGTAGAAGTTGGCGATCGCAAATTTACAGCAGACAAAATTTTAATTGCTGTTGGTGGACGACCTCTCAAACCAGATTTACCAGGGATAGAATATGCAATTACCTCTAACGAAATTTTTCACCTCAAAGAACAACCAAAGCATATAGCCATCATTGGTGCTGGTTACATCGGTACAGAATTTGCTGCGATTATGCGGGGTTTAGGTTGCCAAGTTACACAAATTAATCGCCAAGATCAGATTTTGGCAGGTTTTGATGAAGATATCCGTACTGGTATTCAAGAAGGAATGAGCAACCACGGCATTCGCATTATTCCGAATACCTTGGTAACATCTGTTGAGCCTGTACCAGAAGGATTAAAGTTATCTTTATCTGGGGAAAATCAAGAACCAGTGATTGCTGATGTGTTTTTAGCCGCAACTGGCCGGGTTCCGAATGTAGATGGACTGGGTTTAGAAAATGCGGGGCTTAAAATTGTCGCCAGTGCTGAAGAAGGCCACGGATATGGGACAGCAAAGGCGATCGCAGTTAATGAGTATAGTCAAACTAATCAACCCAATATTTATGCGGTTGGTGATGTCACAGATAGGTTGAATTTAACACCAGTTGCTATAGGAGAAGGCCGCGCTTTCGCGGATAGTGAATTTGGTAATAATCGCCGCGAGTTTAGTCATCATAATGTAGCTACAGCTATCTTTTCCAATCCGGAAGCAGCTACCGTTGGGTTAACTGAAGCTGAGGCTAAGGTAAAACTCGGTGATGATGGTGTGACAATTTTTCGTACCCGTTTCCGTCCCATGTACTACAGTTTAACGGGTGCCCAAGAAAGAACCATGATGAAGTTGGTAGTGGATGCTAGAACCGATCAAGTTCTAGGCGCTCACATGGTAGGGGATAATGCAGCAGAAATCATTCAAGGTATAGCAATCGCTGTCAAAATGGGCGCAACTAAAAAAGACTTTGATGCTACTGTGGGCATACATCCCTCAGCCGCCGAAGAATTCGTCACAATGCGGTAAGTTTGATACAGACGCGATCGCGTCTGTATTGAAAATACTGGCTGAGTTGAATTTTGAATCACTTTATTTACTTACACGGTTTTGCATCTAGTCCTCATTCTGCCAAAGCCAAAGATATTAGCGATCGCTTTGCCCAAATTCATACAAAGCTAACAATTCCCGATTTAAATGCAGGCAATTTTTCTCACTTGACAATCACTCGTCAGATCAATCAAGTTGCAGCAGAATTTCCTGATGATTCTGCACCTGTAACGCTGATTGGTTCGAGTTTGGGCGGTTTAACGGCTGCTCATTTAGGGCAAAAATACCCCCAAGTGCAAAGTTTGGTTTTATTAGCGCCAGCTTTTGGGTTTTTATCTCATTGGTTACCCAAGCTAGGAAATGAACAGGTACAGTATTGGCAACAAGAAAAATACCTCATGGTTTATCACTATGGGGAAGGGCGATCGCTACCTTTAAGTTACGATTTCGTTACAGATGCCCAGCAATATCAAGAAGAGGTTTTGCAACGCCCTATTCCTACCTTAATTTTGCATGGCAAAAATGATGAAGTCATTCCTATTAAAGCCAGTCGTGAATTTGCAATATCTCGTCCTTGGGTGAATTTAGTAGAACTGGACAGCGATCATGCTCTAGGAAACGTCATGGCAGAAATATGGCAAGCAATTCATCTCTTCTGCCAATTACCCGGCAGCTGTAAAATATGAACTTCTCACATTAATTAAATTAATATCATTAGTCATTTGTCCTAGGTCTTTTACTAATGACAAATGACAAATGACTAATGACCAATGACTCTTGACTATAAACTATGCTTCCCTTCATCCGATCAGATTTAGCACAATTTACAGCTTACAAGCCCCATCCCAGCAGTGATACAGCCGAAGCAGTCGAGACCAAGTTTGATCGGCTAGATACTAATGAAAGTCCTGATGATTTGCCGCCAGAGTTAAAAGAAAAGCTGGCTTGGACTTATCAGCAAGTGATTGAAACAAATCGTTACCCAGATGGGGGACATGAAACACTCAAACAAGCGATCGCGCAGTATGTTCATGAGTCAGCAGCTCTTTCATCATCGCAAATTACCTCTGGCAATATTTCTGTGGGTAATGGTTCCGATGAATTAATCCGTTCTTTATTAATCGCTACTTGTTTGGGTGGAGAAGGGAGTATTTTAGTTGCCAATCCTACTTTCTCTATGTACGGGATTTTGGCAAAAACTTTGGGTATTCCAGTTGTAGAAGTGGGTAGGAATGAAAGTAATTTTGAGATAGATTTACCAGCAGCACAATCTGCGATCGCTCAAACTCAAAACCCGCCAATTCGGGTAGTGTTTGTAGTACATCCTAATTCCCCAACTGCAAATTGTCTAACTGCGGCAGAGTTAGCATGGTTAAGAAGTCTCAGCACAAACATTTTGGTAGTAATTGATGAGGCTTACTTTGAATTTAGCCAGAATAGTTTAGTGGGAGAATTAGCACAGCGTCCTAACTGGGTTATCCTGCGGACTTTTTCCAAGGCTTTTCGGTTAGCAGCTTTGCGTGTTGGTTATTGTGTTGCTCATCCAGATGCGATCGCTATTTTAGAAAAAGTCCGCTTACCCTACAACCTCCCCAGTTTTTCTATCGCCGCAGCATTGTTAGCTTTGCAAAACCGCCAACTTTTACTCGATTCAATTTCCCAAACACAGACTGAACGCAATCAGTTGA contains:
- a CDS encoding FecR domain-containing protein, translating into MLQKFLPLLVIGLWGTIVLPLSGRANATTPLTRAEIQELRNLVQLIPRNGPKRRPARKADAMTPGDGLSTGRKSLADLRFNDGSLARVGEQAIFQFLPKTRNFRLTNGTVLLLIPPGRGQTRIQTPNAAAAIRGSALFVRYDEQTDTTIVGALTNSGIEVSNKASQSQVLEAGQLMVIVKGRFQGLYDFDLRNFYETSDLVRGLDLTRQNLAPTPDPAIASVQAETAAAVATQTPLKGEGVVENPSFLQLTASSASSTTEDSKSQTSNATNSETNKEESSLNTTQEALPLESIVDTGQAQSDEQLSNNSNSVETTQTSTKPQIPSSKPSEPVTQPKPDNQPGQPKPNPQPEPPKPDNQPGQPKPNPQPEPPKPDNQPGPKPNPQPEPPKPDNQPGQPKPNPQPEPPKPDNQPGPKPNPQPEPPKPDNQPEQPKPNPQPEPPKPDNQPGQPKPNPQPEPPKPDNQPGPKPNPQPEPPKPDNQPEQPKPNPQPEPPKPDNQPGPKPNPQPEPPKPDNQPGQPKPNPQPEPPKPDNQPGPKPNPQPEPPKPDNQPEQPKPNPQPEPPKPDNQPEQPKPNPQPEPPKPDNQPEQPKPNPQPEPPKPDVDPPKPDVDPPKPEQPPERPTT
- the gor gene encoding glutathione-disulfide reductase, whose product is MTFDYDLFVIGAGSGGLAASKRAASYGAKVAIAEHDLVGGTCVIRGCVPKKLMVYGSHFPALFSDAAGYGWKVGDAQLDWEHFITSIDKEVRRLSQLHISFLEKAGVTLIPGRASFVDPHTVEVGDRKFTADKILIAVGGRPLKPDLPGIEYAITSNEIFHLKEQPKHIAIIGAGYIGTEFAAIMRGLGCQVTQINRQDQILAGFDEDIRTGIQEGMSNHGIRIIPNTLVTSVEPVPEGLKLSLSGENQEPVIADVFLAATGRVPNVDGLGLENAGLKIVASAEEGHGYGTAKAIAVNEYSQTNQPNIYAVGDVTDRLNLTPVAIGEGRAFADSEFGNNRREFSHHNVATAIFSNPEAATVGLTEAEAKVKLGDDGVTIFRTRFRPMYYSLTGAQERTMMKLVVDARTDQVLGAHMVGDNAAEIIQGIAIAVKMGATKKDFDATVGIHPSAAEEFVTMR
- a CDS encoding YqiA/YcfP family alpha/beta fold hydrolase — encoded protein: MNHFIYLHGFASSPHSAKAKDISDRFAQIHTKLTIPDLNAGNFSHLTITRQINQVAAEFPDDSAPVTLIGSSLGGLTAAHLGQKYPQVQSLVLLAPAFGFLSHWLPKLGNEQVQYWQQEKYLMVYHYGEGRSLPLSYDFVTDAQQYQEEVLQRPIPTLILHGKNDEVIPIKASREFAISRPWVNLVELDSDHALGNVMAEIWQAIHLFCQLPGSCKI
- a CDS encoding histidinol-phosphate transaminase, which encodes MLPFIRSDLAQFTAYKPHPSSDTAEAVETKFDRLDTNESPDDLPPELKEKLAWTYQQVIETNRYPDGGHETLKQAIAQYVHESAALSSSQITSGNISVGNGSDELIRSLLIATCLGGEGSILVANPTFSMYGILAKTLGIPVVEVGRNESNFEIDLPAAQSAIAQTQNPPIRVVFVVHPNSPTANCLTAAELAWLRSLSTNILVVIDEAYFEFSQNSLVGELAQRPNWVILRTFSKAFRLAALRVGYCVAHPDAIAILEKVRLPYNLPSFSIAAALLALQNRQLLLDSISQTQTERNQLIAALKEYPNLQVTASDANFIYLQVRANQSNSQDTALKSLHQELRNSGTLVRLLSGGLRITIGSKAENARTLNRLQAAVANLHF